Proteins from a genomic interval of Pecten maximus chromosome 13, xPecMax1.1, whole genome shotgun sequence:
- the LOC117340274 gene encoding E3 ubiquitin-protein ligase DZIP3-like, protein MSPDIKYFLKGREICLQKQNTSSKMSATQRPTPPKPIAPPPGLATNWAFQASDGTNEVFEEDEDPCVICHEEMTPTTTRTLDCSHRFHDECIRKWFKEQSTCPNCRIHALLPDEFPSLK, encoded by the exons ATGTCTCCAGACATAAAATACTTCCTCAAAGGTAGAGAGATATGTCTCCAGAAACAAAATACTTCCTCAAAG ATGTCTGCCACACAAAGACCTACTCCCCCTAAGCCTATTGCCCCACCCCCGGGGCTAGCCACCAACTGGGCCTTCCAGGCGTCTGATGGTACAAATGAGGTGTTTGAGGAGGATGAAGATCCATGTGTTATTTGTCATGAAGAGATGACACCCACAACTACACGCACTCTGGACTGCAGTCATAGATTCCATGATGAG TGTATCCGTAAGTGGTTTAAGGAACAGAGCACCTGTCCTAATTGTAGGATCCACGCACTGCTGCCAGACGAGTTCCCTTCTCTCAAGTGA